One window of Phycisphaeraceae bacterium genomic DNA carries:
- the sugE gene encoding quaternary ammonium compound efflux SMR transporter SugE, with the protein MAWILLTVAGLLEVVWAIGMKQSHGFTRLWPSVYTIVAMLVSFTLLALAMRVLPLGISYTVWVGIGALGSVIAGVLIFGERMNLVQFACLACIGLGIVGLKLTTPAKKPPSNIAWRG; encoded by the coding sequence ATGGCATGGATCCTCCTCACCGTCGCCGGATTGCTCGAAGTCGTCTGGGCCATCGGCATGAAGCAGAGCCACGGATTCACCCGCCTCTGGCCGAGCGTCTACACGATCGTCGCGATGCTCGTGAGCTTCACCCTCCTCGCCCTGGCGATGCGGGTGCTCCCCCTCGGGATCTCCTACACCGTCTGGGTCGGCATCGGAGCACTCGGCTCCGTCATCGCCGGCGTCCTGATCTTCGGAGAACGCATGAACCTCGTCCAGTTCGCATGCCTCGCCTGCATCGGTCTCGGCATCGTGGGACTCAAACTCACGACTCCAGCCAAGAAGCCGCCCTCCAACATCGCATGGCGCGGCTGA